A window from Fragaria vesca subsp. vesca linkage group LG5, FraVesHawaii_1.0, whole genome shotgun sequence encodes these proteins:
- the LOC101291437 gene encoding agamous-like MADS-box protein AGL15-like — MPETEILGKKRHATLLKKAQELSILCDAEVAVIAFTSDGKLHEYSSKRVEHTLSRYKNYTGRRTKMEPDHQLEERRRGTVSNEEHPKSSDEVLHALKGQHAALKLDKLRRTGKALDGLSREELYALEQEQKGALVSVLKKKEELLVRLLEKKEELLVRSKEREHQAIQEKEILMRRGFEERTKEIPCLQLFPENSTGLCTSSKAVALSSSPAQDMDIDILRLRL; from the coding sequence ATGCCAGAGACTGAAATTCTCGGGAAGAAGAGGCATGCCACTTTGCTCAAGAAAGCACAAGAATTATCTATTCTATGTGATGCAGAGGTCGCAGTCATCGCTTTCACAAGCGACGGAAAGCTTCATGAGTACTCTAGCAAGAGAGTGGAACACACTCTCTCAAGATACAAGAACTATACGGGACGACGAACCAAGATGGAACCTGATCATCAGCTAGAGGAGCGCCGCCGCGGAACTGTTTCAAACGAGGAACACCCAAAATCAAGTGACGAAGTTCTTCATGCACTCAAGGGACAACATGCAGCGCTGAAATTAGACAAACTACGAAGAACGGGAAAGGCTTTGGATGGCTTGAGTAGGGAAGAGCTGTATGCACTAGAGCAAGAACAAAAAGGGGCGTTAGTATCTGTCCTGAAAAAGAAAGAGGAACTACTTGTGCGCTTGTTGGAAAAGAAAGAGGAACTACTTGTGCGGTCTAAGGAGCGTGAACATCAAGCCATTCAAGAGAAGGAGATTTTGATGAGAAGGGGTTTTGAGGAGAGGACGAAGGAGATACCCTGTCTTCAACTGTTCCCAGAGAACAGTACGGGTTTGTGCACAAGCTCGAAAGCTGTTGCGCTTTCGAGTTCTCCAGCGCAGGATATGGACATTGATATTTTGCGCCTTAGGCTTTAG